One part of the Calypte anna isolate BGI_N300 chromosome 12, bCalAnn1_v1.p, whole genome shotgun sequence genome encodes these proteins:
- the IL17RD gene encoding interleukin-17 receptor D codes for MAPGLILGSFLVAFVACFGGLQLAGAAGGAGGRRGSAADACGGRGLSSVTRNNGLLNITFKFDNCTPYLNSVGKHVIGDVQNITISQYACYEQVAVTILWTANAIGIEYLRGFRVILEELKSEGRQCQQMVLKDPKQLSPSFKRTGMESQPFVNLKFETDYFVKIVPFPSIKNESNYHPFFFRTRPCELLLQPENLVCKPYWKPRNLNVTQQGFNMQVSFDHAPHSFGFRYYFLHYKLKHEGPFKQKTCKQEQNTDTTSCILQNVSPGDYIIELLDDTNTTRKTMHYALKPVHSPWAGPIRAIAITVPLVVISAFATLFTVMCRKKQQENIYSHLDEESSESSAYAAGLHVERLRPRPKVFICYSSKDCQKHINVIQCFAYFLQDFCGCEVALDLWEDVRICKEGQKEWLIKKINESQFIIIVCSKGMKYFVEKKNWKHRGATKDAGKGELFLFAVLTVAEKLRQAKQNSNDLCKFIAVYFDYSCEGDIPGILDLSTKYKLMDNLPQLYSHLHSRDLSAQDSEVFPVNISKRNYFRSKSGRSLYVAICNMHQFIDQEPDWFEKQFIAFPPPSLHYSEPVMEKFDSGLVLNDLVNKQVMDGDFYLKTDVNITSTGNSDSHCIIQHLNLGEDAETQDIQGSGSSVLQPLLHVFKASNPKDMPRDSGIYDSSVPSSELSLPLMEGLLTDQTETSSISGSVSSSSGLGEEEPPVITSTKFLVPGISKAELHCHIHTDELQAIAPL; via the exons GGGCTGTCATCAGTCACCAGGAACAATGGACTACTCAATATCACCTTTAAATTTGACA ACTGCACACCTTATCTGAATTCAGTGGGAAAACACGTAATTGGAGATGTGCAGAACATAACTATCAGTCAGTATGCATGTTATGAACAGGTTGCAGTTACAATCCTTTGGACAGCAAATGCCATTG GGATTGAATACCTGAGAGGATTCCGAGTGATACTTGAGGAGCTGAAATCAGAAGGAAGGCAATGCCAGCAGATGGTTTTAAAAGATccaaagcagctcagccccagttTTAAACGAACA GGAATGGAATCCCAGCCCTTTGTAAATCTGAAGTTTGAAACAGATTACTTTGTAAAGATTGTTCCTTTTCCatcaattaaaaatgaaagtaattatCACCCATTTTTCTTCCGAACTAGAC CATGTGAATTGTTGCTACAGCCAGAAAACCTTGTCTGCAAACCTT ACTGGAAACCAAGAAATCTGAATGTTACCCAGCAGGGATTTAACATGCAAGTGTCCTTTGATCATGCACCTCACAGTTTTGGGTTTAGATACTATTTTCTTCACTACAAACTTAAGCATGAAGGGCCATTTAAACAGAAGACCTGCAAACAG GAGCAAAACACAGATACTACAAGTTGTATTCTTCAGAATGTGTCTCCAGGGGATTATATAATTGAG cTGCTTGATGACACCAATACAACAAGGAAAACAATGCACTATGCACTAAAGCCAG tacaTTCCCCGTGGGCTGGACCGATAAGAGCTATTGCCATTACAGTGCCCCTCGTTGTCATTTCAGCATTTGCAACACTTTTTACAGTGATGTGCCGCAAGAAACAGCAAG aaaatatataCTCCCATCTAGATGAGGAGAGCTCAGAATCTTCAGCATATGCTGCAGGTCTCCATGTGGAAAGACTTCGTCCTCGGCCAAAAGTGTTCATCTGCTATTCCAGTAAAGATTGCCAGAAACACATTAACGTCATCCAGTGCTTTGCTTATTTCCTTCAGGACTTTTGTGGCTGTGAG gtggCTCTAGATTTGTGGGAAGATGTAAGAATTTGTAAAGAAGGTCAGAAAGAGtggcttattaaaaaaataaatgagtccCAGTTTATCATCATTGTGTGTTCCAAGGGAATGAAATactttgtagaaaaaaagaactggaaacACAGAGGAGCAACCAAAGATGCAGGAAAAGGAGAACtctttctgtttgctgtgtTGACTGTTGCAGAGAAGCTTCGTCAAGCAAAGCAGAATTCAAATGACCTCTGCAAGTTCATTGCAGTCTACTTTGATTACTCCTGCGAAGGAGACATCCCTGGTATTCTGGATCTAAGTACAAAATACAAACTCATGGACAATCTTCCTCAGCTGTATTCACATTTACACTCCAGAGATCTTAGTGCACAGGATTCAGAGGTGTTTCCTGTTAACATTAGtaaaaggaattatttcagGAGCAAATCTGGGAGGTCCCTTTATGTCGCCATTTGCAATATGCATCAGTTCATTGATCAGGAACCAGACTGGTTTGAGAAGCAATTTATTGCATTCCCTCCACCTTCTTTACATTACTCAGAGCCTGTCATGGAGAAGTTTGATTCAGGCTTGGTTTTAAATGACTTAGTGAATAAACAGGTGATGGATGGTGATTTTTACCTGAAAACAGATGTAAATATTACTTCCACAGGGAATTCAGATTCTCACTGTATAATTCAGCACTTAAACCTTGGAGAAGATGCAGAAACTCAGGACATTCAAGGTAGTGGCAGCTCTGTTCTTCAGCCATTGTtacatgtttttaaagcttCAAATCCTAAAGATATGCCTCGAGATTCTGGAATCTATGATTCATCTGTTCCTTCATCTGAATTATCTTTACCTTTAATGGAAGGACTGTTGACTGACCAAACTGAAACATCTTCCATTTCAGGAAGTGTTTCTTCATCTTCAGGTTTAG GGGAAGAAGAACCTCCTGTAATTACTTCTACAAAATTCTTAGTGCCTGGAATAAGTAAAGCAGAACTTCATTGCCATATCCATACTGATGAACTGCAGGCAATTGCTCCTTTATAA